The genomic window ACCATTAAATTGCAAAAAAACATGTTTGAGGCAAGCTAAAAGTGGTGAAAGTAAACCCTATTGCTTTAGAAGCTACAATGTATTACATGGTATTCTATATCCACTTTTAACATATTCCTCATAAGAAAATGTACACCTCGAATAAATATCACGTCTTggtaaataacaattttttattctaatttttttcaactttataCAACATTGCTACCTAAAAATATATtacttaaaaattgaaagagatAATACAGCAATAGAGCAAGGTATAAACTGTACAAAATTCACAATATTTCTGTTACTGTTTCATGGTTTTGAGAGGGTTGAAcataaattgaaatatttttttagatggCATCATGGTGGAGGTAAGtgattttccaaaataaaagaaaattcacaaGCAAGTAGAAGGTAAAACCATCATTCCATTATTTGAGAGGTAAATTTGGAGTTTTTATGCTGCAATTTACAGATGTTATTTATCAGCTTTTTATGATTTTGGCTGGGAGTCTTACAACAGCTTTGCTGAGTAGACTTAAAGGAATGCTAGTGAGTGGATTTAGCTTGCCcattttttcttgcatttttatttttaacttgtttattcaTACTTGCAACCTGCATCACTATCTTTCCAGAGGGAAGGTCATGTATTTTAAGAAAGGAGTGAGGTTGTACTCTcacccaaatttttttggccccCCTCTTAAATTTTCTGAATTCCCATCTAGTCAGAGttagaaaaaacaataaatcaGAATGGTGAATTCATTCCTAACTTTGTACCAAACTTTAATTTGGCTCTCCTCTGAAACCGGACACTTTCCCTGTAaagacaaaaagagaaaaatatggcATATGAAATCAGATTCAAAATATCTAAAAAAGGGTAAAGCACCACCATCCTAGTGACTGTAGCATCCTCACAGGAAGACTGAGCTGGAGATGCTAAAGTTAATTCTAAATTCTAACCATCACatgttattaaccctttaactcccatgagtgaccaagacagaatatctccttacaatatcaatacaatatcaagcagacaagtgatgagaataaagaaaatatcaataaggggattataagtagatccaataccaaattctttaaactaacatcacaagaactgtatggcagacagtaaggagaattagtaatgagatcttgggagttacagggttaacaTAAAGTTGGTAGTGCCTATAGGCTATATATAAATCCTTTACTGACCAAGCTTGTTCAATCAAGATAGCTGGATATTAGCCTTGTTATACTTTTGCATTATGATGACTCGACTTTACCACGGtccataaaaagtaaaaaaatatccagccatcttgatgTCACACTTGGTCAATTATTGTACTGGATAGTCATGTTAGCAGATGTCGGTGAATAAAAGAATTCACAATAAAAAAAGGTGTGTTTCTTCATCTTTGTTAAGTAGATTTAAGAATAGAGAGGTAACGAGTGCTTATTTCTTGTCATTATCAGGCAATATtagaaaaaaactgtttttgtatCAGAACACTTTGAGACACACAACCAATAGTCCCTCATCCCaacaaacaatattttttaaaactgcacaaaaattaatttggatGCTGCCATGAAGACATAGAAAAAGGTCTTACTTAATGTATCGCCTCTTGAATAGCTCACAAATTGCTAGAGCTACAATTGGCCAAAGAAAGATGATGATCATTGATGGCACTGGAACATCAGTCAGGTGAAACACCAAGGGGGCATGTCGACTCCATCCAACTTGGGACAATGTAAAGTAGATTACCTGGAGTATTAAACTGTTGGTCAAAAAACACAAGCCTGAGATTCATTCAAAGGTGAAGTATCCCTCTGAAACCATGTACTTTTTATCTGcccaattaaaaattttttttgagatcCCAAAGATTAACTTACAAATACTTTTGaatggctgaaaaaaataacatacagTTTGTGGAATACTCCATTCAGAGtttcttgtcaaaaatattGTGTTTGAGACTGTCATGCACACTTAAGAAACCCTGACTTTAAATGACAAACTTTCTGCCTAATAGGGAAGTGTTTTTTACCAATTTTCTACTCAAGAATAGGCTTCACATCCAATCCCCCCCTTTTGACTGATCTCCCACCATGTCATAATGGGTAGTTTTTATCACAAATAGTCAATTTGTGTAAGTTATAACAATAAGATCAGATTTTGTTCATTGTGATGAATGCCTCATTGGTTATTGTTCACACACTACTCTAAGACAGcacaaatatttgataaaactAATACAAAAACTTGAAGGACGTACATAACCACAGCGGAAATAATCCATGACCTATTCATAAATGGTGATTTCCTCCACAGCAAATGAAGACGATGTACGTAACTTGAAGACATGAACACTAATGGAGACATACAAATAATATTGTCAAAGTACTAAAGACTAACAAAGGTAAGACCTTACAATTGACAATCTAGGCTTGTTACTTTGTGTGGGAAAGCAAGCTGATGCCACCTTCCAAGTACAAATCTAGCATGGTGAAGTTATAAATTCAATTCATTTGAGTTAGAATGCATTCCAACAGCCAAGAACAATGTTCCATAAGAGCTTTAGTTGGCAAACTATTTTGATGATGCCTTTCAAACTATTCTAGAGTGATTAAACTGCTAAATCAGGGAGAATTACATACATatcttttaggaaaaaaattagtgtCAAATACTATTAACAGTGAAACTCTGAAAACTGAGGACACCTCTTCTTTGATTTTGGCAGCTCAATTTTTCACTAACCAGTCACAATAAAGTTTAAGACATGGGAACAAACCctcaaaaccacaaaaatttTTTAGCATTGCTTTTGCTGTTTAGTTTgagtttttccttgaaataaaataacactcTTTATATGGGGTGTTCATGACTTTTTGAGTTTCACACGAGGGTAACTATGCTTCACCCTATGTTTTCAACTGATAAAATATATGAGAAAGTAGAATTAAATATGGCAACTGTAGGTTATTATGATTGCAGTAAGATTTTGGAAGGTGCTTCCACATGATCTGATTTGTACCTTATACTTGGTCTATATATGTTCCTGAAAACCtaccaaaaattaaaactagaaaaaatacATTGATGTCCTGAGCCATGGCTAATGCTTGAATATGACTTTCCCCCAGGCCATTCCACAGTTCTGTAGTGTTCCTATTCAAGTgggaaaaagaagtaaaaaaggtcaaacaggaaaaaaattatcaactctCTCTGTGGAAATTTGAATTGTACTTTAACACCTGTTACTTCAATTATACCTTTTCAGAAAATTGCATAATAATTTTTTGGTAAGAAGAACATTCCATGattggtagaaaaaaaattgaaataattggAACAATCTGATTAACATTCTAAGCAAACCAATGGATTTTACATGACTGTACAGCTGGTTTGAGTGTGATTCAGCCAAAAGTGAGTAAACAAGGTGACTTTACCTAAATCCAAGCAGGTAGTGACAGTTAGAAGATTTCTTGTTCAGAGAGAAGCAAATTCCACGAAGATTTAAAGGGAACAGTATAAGGCAGCAGATACAAAgtgaaggaaagaaacaaacactGAAGAAAAAACACACTGTATGGGTAATCTcctacaaaggaaaaaaaataattttcaatattcAGCTGTAGgaaaattgaacaaataaaaaaagtaacttaaaattttactgaaaaacacaatttttgtcACAAAAATTGTTTGATCAATACTGCACAGGGGTGAGGGGGAGCAGAATTCACTAGCAGCAAAATTTTTCAATCCTTACATTCAATGTTAATGGTTAGCTGAAAAAGTCATGCATTCAATGCAGAATTAAGACAACAAAACTCCTCACTATCTGAGATATCACAACCTTACTCTACACACTAAAACACTAAGCAATCAACTGTAATTAAAAGTTACCTTaaagtttttgtcattttttcctGTCATCATTGTCATAAGATTTGGATCAGATGGGGAGCCAATTAATGACAGACTCAGCAGGGGTACTATAAGGCATGACAACCATAGGAGATGAAGCCCTGTCAGGGGAGGTGGAAGGAGAACACATGATGACAGAAGCATCATGGCAGAAAGGACTAACTGACATGATAGCATGAAGGAGAAACAGTTTTTGAGTCCAAAGCAAATACGACGTGCCTGAGAAAAAAGAGTAGAAAGGTATTCATTACTTTGCTTTCATTTCTCTAAAAAAGAAAggttctttttgtttctttcagatCAAAATAATTGCAAGGAAAGCAGTAAGTGATGTGGTGTTTTTTGTGCATagcttgtcaaaaaaaaaaaaaaaaactaaacgaaaagaaaaaagggagtTAAACTTCAAGCCCTTCATTTTTTAGTCCAGACCTCACCTCtttaatcaaattcaaaaatttaaaacttgcATCTCTGTGGAATGCCAAGGAACATGGTAAGGCATTTAGGAAAGCACTCAGTTCAAGTGGGGACAGCTCTGGGGAACAAACCAAAATGTTAAATATCAGAGGGTATTTTAAACATATTAAATAGTCCATCACAGGACAGGGGGTGGGGGAAAGAGGGATTTCTGAAGTTGTCCTGGAGAAAGTCTCTGTCAGTGACAATTTCATAAAACTACCAAAGCTGTTTTATTACTGTTTTAAGACTAACCCTTCCTTCCCCCACCcactaccccccccccccccagataTTCCTGCATACATGCTGGTGTTTACATAAACATATAACTACTGGTACCAAATCAGctgattttgaaagaaatgattATTAGACCAAAGTGTAAAATTTCAGACAGAGATTTTACTCAGCAATTTACAACAGACTCACATTGTCATGATTGAATTAGCTGCCTTCAAACTACTTTGCTCACCATTTTCAACCTCAATGGATTGTTCGTCGCTAAACCTTCTACGTAGTTTTTCTCTGGCATTTTCTTGTCCAAGCTGTGGTGTTCCTGATCTGAAGTCTTTTGGCAAACCTTTCAAACACAGTTGGGGAAAGAGGGGTTCCACTGCAAtgctaaaaaaatgaaatgaaatgccatttaaggtcttttttttccagtctgATTACATTTACtcaagaaaaagtaaacttgGTGAACAAGCTAATTCAGTCAACTGTAAGAATTTTTAAGACATAAAACTTACCCTATATCTGCCTGAATAAATATGGCAGGATTAGCAGAATTAAATGAACTTCCTACACAACAGACCACCTCTCCATAATCTTGCATTATCGCAATCATCTCCTTAACAGCTGTCAATAAATAGAAGTATCAAATTTCAACAAATGCTGAGAAGCAATTGATTGCtaaaaccacaacaacaaaacaaaacacaaaatttggTCCACAATTTAAGCGTTTCCTCCAACAAGGTGGAAGTAAGCTCTTTCACCACCGTCAAAAAGTGCCTGCCTTTACCTGATGGAGTACAATCAGTAAAGAGGGGAACAAGAAGAGGAACATTATCAACACTCTCCAGATGAGGCCTGATGTTTTGGATCCCTCTGGGAAGTTTAGCCTGACATTgagaagcaaaaaataaattaaaataactgcaAGTTATAAAAGAGAGAAGTGAGAAATTTGCTATTAAATTAATCAAACAATACAATGATATGGTTAGTTTGATAAACAAAACTGTTTATCTAGTATGTAATGGGAAGGGACAGTTGAAGATTCAGTCAGTGGAGAAGGGgtcaaatttaaatgtttgatCTTTCCCAAGAGAAACAAATTAGTGACAAATATTGCCTGCTATCATTACAAATTTTACATAgctagaaaacaaaaatgaaatggatAACTTCTAAGTACCAGTAATACTATGCAGTACCACAATGAAACCGCAAATGTgatctttaattttaaattctgtaCTAACACAATAGTTCAAGATCTGTAAACTCTTATTactgtttaaaaacaaacaaacaaaaattttacattgtttGAAGTGTTACCCTGTtagaaaaaaaccaataatCCTCAGGTGCTGATATCTGACTGCTGCCCAGTAAAGTGCCACCATCACTTTGACTTTCTAATAGAGGGTCCATTTCAATGGCTTCAACTTTATTTGAGACTATAAGAACAAGCAAGAACATAAAATCAACTCCAATTACCCCATGCTTAACACAACAAAGGTGTCTCTTCATGTCCCACTTTAGCTGGCCTAGAAAACATGGTTGTTTAAGGCAGGAAGAAAGGAAGGcagaaaggcaaaaaagggagagagagagagatggatAGATAACATCTGGTTATGATCAGGGTGACCTTGACCACATTACAGACTGAGGCACATGACTGAATTGGATGGTGGAAAGTTGCTCTCATGATTGTTAAGTTATGTCACTCAATTATTTTCAAGACCCTTGATCTGGCTTGGATACAGAGGGTAACTTCAATGCTTTTAAATTGATTCCTTGATCGATCAGTAGCACCTCAATAACCAGGACTGACTTGACATAAACTTTCTTCTTGGAAGCAAATAACATCTACAACAAGCTTCTGCAGTCCAGGAGCCAATCACAAGATAGACTGGAAATGGTTCAAAATCCTTGATGAAGAGCCCATGgacatcaaaagaaaattaaggaagCTATTCACATCAGGTGTCGACATTTAATGTTAAATAGACCAGCCATTTATGACCACTTGTTGATTAGTGACAAACAAACATCACTAATGTAGCTGGCAAAGAGCACAAAAGTTAACAGCTacattttgtttcaatatttcaGACCTTgtaacaattattattattgattgtTATTCAGAATAATTATCATTACCcatcttcccccccccccccccccaacttacaaaaaaacattttgtccCATTACTTTTTTCAGCAGATTCAGTGTGGACCCCTTTCCAACTGACATGTTTCTCATCACCATCCTGCCCAGAAACATTTGCATCATCCTGGATGTCATAAAGACTCTCAGTATTCCTGTCTGACACTGTTGCACTGCTTCCACGGTCATCAAAGAGATGGCCACCCTCTCTGAGAGAGATGTGACAGTTCCATCCAGTTTCAAGGCCCATCCTCTCTGCAAATACCTAGAAGAAATCACTCAGATTTTAAGAAACTTGCCCACAAGTAGATGAAATAtacaattaaattcaaattcaattggATTCAGCACTTGCACATCATTTTAAGGGCTCTCCATGCATCACTTCAAGCTTGAGTAACATGGAGAAAAACCTTAAGAGATGAAAACAAACCAATAGCAAATTTATCCCAGCAGCCACGTTTGAGAATCAAACCCAGGATACAAAGGGATGCAAGTGCTCTTGGCTCTTTGCAATTCCTGATCATTGTTCCAACCTACCTGATTTGCTAGAAGAATAGAAAGACTCTCAGCTCTAAGGCAGCAATGCACTTTTTGTCAAATGCatgtgaaaataaatgtttcaatGCAACCAATACAAAATTCCATACCCTGCTTCTTAATTCATTTTCGGCTGAAAAATAAACGAACCGGATTCCAGCATTGTCTAGGTCTTCGATGAGGGGAAGAATATCCTACAAAAGAAGtataaaaaagtttaaatttagtAAAAAGAGTGGAAGGCAAATGATATGCGCCATAACCAAATCTAGAATTattgcttaaaataatttcattcacTTCATAATCTTTTGAGCAAAAATGACAATGTCATTGCAAACCTTCTTGGCTTGAAACTGTAATGTCACCACTCCAATGAAAACTTGTCCCCCAAGTATTCTGTTTATGAATCAACAAATTTTCTGTAAGCACTACAGTTTATTGACATGATAATTTGCTGAAAAACTCACAGAAGTGTAGAATAGTCAAACCAACCTTTGATAGCTCTCTGCATTTTCAGCAATGTTAACTCTTTCCAACAAAGATGCTGCTTCCACATCAGTTTCAAGGAGCTCAATGCAGTTCTAAAGTTTATAAACAGAAATAAAGGTATTTTCAGAGACCTTTAAACCATTTCTTATTTACTAGACACCCATGATCACAACACCTTGTGCCATTCTCTTTTTCAGTGTAATTGTTGTTGAAAGAGGCCTTCTGAAAACAGACAATTCCACCTTGTTCATACAACTCAACAACAGATCACTTAGTGATGGATGCTTTGTTTCAGATTGCACAATGGCTACATTCTGCatttttgaaagataaaaatgttgATATGGTTTCATCTTAAATTCTTAAAAGTGTTCCCTGACATCACATGGGAGGCTGCATGAATAAGTGTTCAAGTGATGCACTCATGGATTaggaaaataatttcacatgTATTTTGTCACAAGTTTAATAATTTCCCTCTCCTGAAGTTGACATAACATCTATGAAACTACcttctaattttaattttttcatttgatatcaCATGCTAATAAACTCTCACACATGTAAACTTGAGGCTACCTAATTAAATTAGCCCCTACCCTACCAAATTTACAAGAGGTTTAATCTAGTATGAAAAGCAATTCTGGTACAGGTACATGTATGGTAAATTGATTCAGACTGCAGAGTCTTCGCTATCTTTGGCTAGCTAACTGGTTTGAAATAAATACAGCAGAGTTAAGGCTACTTACAAAAGCACTATCCATGTCTGAGTTTTCAGATTCCGCCTCTGAAATTTCAGAGGcactgaaaagaaattatagGAAATTTAATGGTAAATCGTGTATATAAATGAACTCTTTGTCCTGCTTGCTATACTTGGAGTACTTCATCTTACAATCTAAGCTTGCTTTTAATTGTAATATAAACAACCATTTTTCAAGAATACCACTCTGGTGCGTCACTGTTTACAAAACAATCATAGTTTGgtgaataaacaaacaaactgaataCCACTCTGGTGTGTCACTGTTTACAAAACAATCATAGTCTGgtgaataaacaaacaaacttacctTTCCATTTCATCACTCTCATTACAAATCCACTGAGTTGTAGAGGGAAGCTCTAAATATACATCTTCGCTCTTTTCATCTGGTATCTGCTACAATAAGTTAGGAAAATTTAATGAGTGAAGCTTTCAAAGAGCTACTAGGTAACATTCACATTGATTATGGAAAGGACTGGACTACATGCTTTCAAGGAATGATAGTACATTTGATTATAGTCTGCACTCACAATCATTAATTACTTCCAATTTGcatcaacaaatatttaaacttatttatGGAGCAAATTAAagatcattaaaatatacatACACAAATTGAGAAAGAGTTCTAGTCAAACTGTTTTTCAGTATTGAAATTTCTGTTCAAGATGTTTTCCATGTAACACTTCcctcttaattaattttattttcttaccataattaaaataaaagtgaaCTGTTGAAATTTATCATGACTCCCTACCTCAGTGACTGGACGATAAGAAAATGCAACACAGTATGCTGACATGCTGTTCCTCTGATAAAAGTCAAGTACTTTCTTTCTGAggtcaagaaaaaaacacatcTGTGATATCATTATCTCATACCTATCCAGTAATTATGATTAACTGATCTTaggaaaacaattatttcatcacttatcATCATTCAATCTTCAATCTACCTCTCAAATGCTGTGACTGGACAAAGACTTGATCCATCCCAGTAATCAGTGCAGGCATCTAGGACAATGTCAGCAGATCCCTGGGTAAGAAGCTGCAGAGAACCTTAGGAATGAATTGAGACACTTAAGTGACAGAACACTTACATATCATCAGAATCTGGATAAGGGTGGTGTGACCCATGTGACCCACAAGGCAGGAAGCTAGTCTTCTGGTCTTCTAgttcaaaattttaacttgaGTTGCTTTCTTAGTTAATATTGTAAGCACTCTATTACAACTGATGCTGTAACATACCAGAGTTATTCTCTTTAGTGATAAGGCAAACCATGGTAGGAATGGGCCTCTCTTTTGAAATGGATAAGAATGAGTGGGAATGAATGGGTACTCTTAAAGTGGAATTCTGAAAAGTAAGAGAAAACAATGTCATTAAACACAAAAATTCCCTCCTTAAATAATGCTACTAGCTAAAAATTCTTCTCTGAAGAGAAACCACAGTTGGTCAAAAAAGAATTTGGCAACTTTTACAgcactaaattaaaaaaaaaatgaagaaaagcaaaataggTTCACTGGTTTAATTACTGAGGGAAATAATGGGCCTTGTTCACCAGAGAGTCTCTgcagctcagtggtagagcattggagcaaGAAATCTATAGGTCTGAGGTTTGGGACTCAGAATTTCGTATTTGTCCCACcctcgtgacaagatgaaaaacatctttctagAACATTGATACCTCAACTAAAGCTCAGCCTTGAGCTATATCACcaagttttgttttacttacAATAGGAGACTGTACagcaaaaatgtatttttgctTGCTGAAGAGCTGAAGTGCACGTTCCATAAAGCCTATTTCCTTACCAAGGAGACACAGACATCTACAAAAATTGTCCATAGAAAGCCATTAGTGCTAAAATTGAGGAATATACGTAGATATGATGTTGTTAAtgtaaagacaatttttaatATGTGAGgttaaatttcttattttctgtAAATCATGAAAGATGAGTATTTCATGTAGTTCTGTTACCAGAGGTGGGTGTTAAACAATAACAGTcatcaaatatttcttttcttataaATTACAATGATGTCATGTTACTGATATGCATGACAATTTGAAATCATTGGAAGCTCTGCCGATCATGATGGGGACTTATAGAACATCATGAAAACTAATTAACAAATCTACATTctggataaacaaaaaaaaaataacaataccTTCTAAAgaaaggcaaaggaactgagtTGTAGGAAAGAGACAAGAGACCAGTATGATCAGCAAAGCGTAAGCATCTCACAGGAGATTTACAGCATGAATTAAGTAGAATGTTTAGACCCTGAAAGGggaaaacattgaaattacTGATATGAACTGGACAGctaaaaatcaaattatatcAATGTTTATGATGGACAGGAATCTTATTAATCCAAAAAAAACATCTGGATGCTGGGCTTTCATTTCAACTaatttcaccctaacatcaatatccatattctccatactctgacaaggagaattggtttaatgaTCAAAGCTTCTCAGGTTggagataattttctttattttcaggatcttaatgtatgattcagcagtattaatgggaggagaaattagatcctggTCACTCTAAGTGTTTAAAAGGTTGGTTGTCAGTGATAATTTTAATTCCTGCAACTTTCCCTCATGTCAAAAAAAACCTGATAACTGGCAAATTTTAATCTCATTGGGGTACATATTTTTCGGATACATGAAATTGTTACATCCAAGCTAAATTTGTTGAATTGTAAGAAATTAATTGTGTGCAAGTTAGAATTTAATAACTTAGTTATACCAAAGGTTTGAGAGAGTTGATATGATTCTGCCATTTAATGTCATCAAATCTCAGTCCAAACTGACTCTAAACAAAAGAATGAACAAGAAAcacaatttattttaaagtaGTTTACAAGAAGATATTGATAATAAATATACACAGGCATACATGGTGCATgtgcatgcaagagttattttcttGGCTGAGCGGGTTTAGGAGGGACCCATTCTATATCACATGTcttcatttttgaaaaagaaaagagcataactttcaaaacaatgaattaCTAATAAATAACTTTaggagaaagtaaaaaaataaatcttttaatttatctGAAATAGACTCACACATAGGTATTAaaagcaacataccactctacatattaacatagagttattttttaatacaaaaaaagtaaCTCAAAAATACAACCTTGTACATTATCTAGCTATAATTGCAACCTTCACTATCATTATACAAGACATTTCACATGGTGCTATCTCAAACATACCTCTGGATCAGAAGACAAGTTGAGAACCTCCCTGTGTCCTCTCAAACAGTGGTTCcgatttttttctgaaattcagATTAAGATTGAGTGAGTTTCAAAAGCTTTGCGACATATTAATTTGCACACCTTTTCATACATTATATAATGTGTATCATTCTAATTTGATCCTTCTATATACACACTGATTCTGAAACTAGACCAAAGCCATagttcttaaaatttttcaggcGCTGTGATCACTTGTTCACGTccgaaaaaagagagaaaaattccaaaagtaTAGGCTACTTAAATATCTAGGCCCCTTTTTCCTCAGGGTTTGCATCCACCTGAAAATGTTTCCTCCTTCACCTAGATGTACTGCCTTATCCTTGACAAATAACTGAATTAAACCTCACCCACAGATTCAGAATCCTCAACAGATGCagaaacatcatcatcatcttcttcatcaGAGGATTCTTGGCCATCCTGGCTCGATGAAACTCTGCTTATTTCACTTTCCCAGGTACAAACActttcctttctctcctttGCCTGACCAGCTGACTCTTCTTTTGTCTTGTGCTTTTTACTCTTCAAGAAGAACACTTTTTCAGCACAGGGATTGGGTAAGGACAGTATACCTTCCTTATCAACACAGCACCACACCTGGAATTAACAATAAACCAGAGAATAGAATCTCACAGTCACTGCACCTGTTGCACTGAAATCATTTGTTGAACTAATAGATCACAAGCCTAGATGACATCAAGTCTATGTAACATTCTAAAATAAAGTCATTCATCACACAACCGGGTAGCTGGAATTGAAAGTCAGGGCTTGAAATAACAGCCAGACAACTTTCAACAAGAGCATCCCATCAAATATAGGTTTTGTCTAGTCGTCTCCTACAAGTTGCTCATTCCATTCCTGTGACAATCCGAAGTCTACACTTAAGTAGTCATCAATTTCTGAAGCTCTTAATTCATCACTGTCTTATCTCTCTATATTAAGTAGTAAGATAAATTGTAAAAAGCAAAACTAtaaaaaacattacattttgtTCAAAAATGCCTCTTCTGAAAAATTATGAGCATGCTCATCATGCGATTTGACGACCAACCTCTACACAATTCCTTTTCCTTCTATTTGGAGaggattttcattcattacAAATATTCTGAAGACAAAAACTTGGCccaaaataacaacaatcaattaaaattaaattgaccCCACATTATGATCTCCTTACATATCTACCGTACTCACAGTAACACTTCCAAGGATTTCTAAAAGGCTAGTAGTCCTTGGCAAACTGGATGGATCACCcaaaaaattcttccaaaagCAACACAATACTTCTTTTAGAGATATTTCATTTGCTGGCTGccataaaacaaataaaaatgtagttataaaaaaaattagaagttAAACTTTTAGGAAATCTGACTCTtacaaataaaatgacaaatttagCCACAGCAGTTAATCTCTTTGAAACCGGATACCATTCTCATTTTATCGTAAGACTGAATTCCAAAATCAAATTGTTCTCCTTTGAATTTTACAATCTTACTTAAAACAGCTTAAAACAGAAATTGTACCTTGTGTTCCAACTGAGCATTGCATTTGTATAACCAAATCAAAAAATTATCTCATTATCTAACAAGAGCATGCATCCTTATCTGGTGAGGAATAAGTTAGCTGTTGCTCTCACCCTGAACAAGTTAACACCCTTTTTTACAAAACGAATCATTTGCTATAGAGGAGAGAACTATCCAGCTTTACTAAAAGGGGACCCATGAATTCTTCCACATTCTACC from Pocillopora verrucosa isolate sample1 chromosome 8, ASM3666991v2, whole genome shotgun sequence includes these protein-coding regions:
- the LOC131797391 gene encoding transmembrane protein 94 isoform X1: MKMSDYPKDSSAASEKRRSWSWRRREGLGESEGEIDLDTLEILCEVQEKAEEGSLGLSSQEALKRLFDAIHDELATFRAVNQCTWRSDLWSTLSDNHHLPISFISLAFLVFEFLVMVMSFAISDKTRSLPLIEGIIVLLLTAVNLILCVREERLRRTEMIRSSQELLNSCNACCSWMPSDYVDPCTPPSLSISLAHAYRDNELVSVPVNLLVQGDVVVLGPGHTAPAQVQQLPSEFTNRGPLFVLEEGQVYHPVTQSGSSDGNRGTGVQPSQPHPREKFLVTGSPFKQNLRTILNNSLKRPISIIGNEMHYITSTIIDKKLLFAILVLSLAVNILRTIFLKSESGHWSEMILLLQGYTILPLLPISFPVVWICLNLYGTARIQVLFTQLKEKEDPANEISLKEVLCCFWKNFLGDPSSLPRTTSLLEILGSVTVWCCVDKEGILSLPNPCAEKVFFLKSKKHKTKEESAGQAKERKESVCTWESEISRVSSSQDGQESSDEEDDDDVSASVEDSESVEKNRNHCLRGHREVLNLSSDPESQFGLRFDDIKWQNHINSLKPLGLNILLNSCCKSPVRCLRFADHTGLLSLSYNSVPLPFFRRCLCLLGKEIGFMERALQLFSKQKYIFAVQSPINSTLRVPIHSHSFLSISKERPIPTMVCLITKENNSGSLQLLTQGSADIVLDACTDYWDGSSLCPVTAFERKKVLDFYQRNSMSAYCVAFSYRPVTEQIPDEKSEDVYLELPSTTQWICNESDEMESASEISEAESENSDMDSAFNCIELLETDVEAASLLERVNIAENAESYQRILGGQVFIGVVTLQFQAKKDILPLIEDLDNAGIRFVYFSAENELRSRVFAERMGLETGWNCHISLREGGHLFDDRGSSATVSDRNTESLYDIQDDANVSGQDGDEKHVSWKGVHTESAEKISNKVEAIEMDPLLESQSDGGTLLGSSQISAPEDYWFFSNRAKLPRGIQNIRPHLESVDNVPLLVPLFTDCTPSAVKEMIAIMQDYGEVVCCVGSSFNSANPAIFIQADIGIAVEPLFPQLCLKGLPKDFRSGTPQLGQENAREKLRRRFSDEQSIEVENELSPLELSAFLNALPCSLAFHRDASFKFLNLIKEARRICFGLKNCFSFMLSCQLVLSAMMLLSSCVLLPPPLTGLHLLWLSCLIVPLLSLSLIGSPSDPNLMTMMTGKNDKNFKEITHTVCFFFSVCFFPSLCICCLILFPLNLRGICFSLNKKSSNCHYLLGFRNTTELWNGLGESHIQALAMAQDINVFFLVLIFVFMSSSYVHRLHLLWRKSPFMNRSWIISAVVILILQVIYFTLSQVGWSRHAPLVFHLTDVPVPSMIIIFLWPIVALAICELFKRRYIKESVRFQRRAKLKFGTKLGMNSPF